The region ACTTCGGTTCCCACTCCGTGAGATCGGTGATGCCGACCGGGTGGACGTGATCCTGACCAATCCCCCATTCGGCGGCGAAGAGGAGCAGGGGATTCTGAGTAACTTCCCGGAAGACCGGCAGACCTCAGAGACAGCGCTTCTCTTCCTGCAGCTGATCATGCGCAAACTCCGGCGGAAGCGTGGCGACCAGCCGGGGGGCCGGTGCGGTATGGTCGTGCCGAACGGCACCCTCTTCGGTGCCGGTGTTGCGGCCCGGATCAAGGAGGACCTCCTCCGGGAGTTCAACCTGCATACGATTGTCCGGCTCCCGAAAGGAGTCTTTGCCCCCTACACCGATATCGAGACAAACCTGCTCTTCTTCGATCACGGCGGGCCGACCGAGGAGATCTGGTATTACGCCCTCCCGCTCCCGGAGGGGAGGAAGCAGTACACGAAGACCAAGCCGCTGCGATTCACGGAGTTTCAGCCGGTGCTCGCGTGGTGGAACAACCGGGAAGAGAACGAGCACGCCTGGCGGGTTTCGGCTGCAGACATTGCTGCGAATGACTACAACCTGGATGTGAAAAACCCAAATGAAGGAGTAGTCAAGGACCTCCGGGAGCCGGGGGAGATCGTGGCGTCTATCCTTGAGAAGGAGCAGCGGATTGTGGAACTGATGCGGGAGATCCAGGCGGAGATCGGGAAAGGGTGGGATGATGCAAACTGAATATCCACGAGTTTGTTTGGGGGAGGTGCTGAATCATCGAAGCGAATTTTTCAGGATCGATGATTTTTCTACTTATAAGAGAGTCACGGCCAAGCTACATGCAAAGGGGATAGTTCTTCGAGATGAAATCAAAGGCTTCGAGATTAAAACAAAAAAACAACAGCGATGTAAAGCAGGAGATTTTTTAGTCGCTGAAATCGATGCCAAAGTTGGTGGTTATGGGATTGTCCCTCCCGATTTAGAGGGAGCAATCGTAAGTTCACACTACTACCTCTACGAGATTGACGAAAGCAAACTTGAAAGGCAATATCTTCACTACTGCATCCAGGCAGACGCTTTTCAGAACCAGATCACAGCACAAGGCTCAACAAATTATGCATCGGTCCGCCCTGTAGACATCCTTGAGATTGAGATCCCCCTCCCTCCCCTCGACGAGCAGCAGCGCATCGCCGCCATTCTTGATCGCCTGATGGAGCGGATCGATGAGGCGCGGCGGCAGCGGGAGGCGGCGATTGAAGACTTAAATATTGTAATCCAAAAAACATTAGATAAGGTACTTTTTCAATTTTCGAGGTATCAAGATCTATCTAACATGCTGCTCGAAAAACCAAAAAACGGCTATTCGGTAAAATGTGATGATATTGAGGGCGGAACACCAGTACTCACCTTAGCTTCCGTCACAGGGTTCAACTATACAAAAAATTTCAAACTAACTTCAGAAATATTAGATCCTGATGCTAAATATTGGTTAAATCCCGGTGACTTGCTTATTTCAAGGAGCAATACATTAGATCTTGTAGGTCACGCTGCAATTTATTCCGGAGACCCATATCCCTGTGTTTACCCAGATTTACTAATGAAACTCCAAATTAACCCTGAAAAAGCAGAATCTAAGTTCGTATTATATTGGTTACAAACATCAGTTGTTCGCAATTATATCAAGGAGCACGCCAAGGGGACAAGCCCAACAATGAAAAAAATATCTCAGTCAATAGTGATGGCAATACCTTTCCCTGCAGATACTTCTCTCACAACTCAACGTGAAATTGCATATCAGTTTGACCAGATGCAAGCAAAAAAGAAGGAGATACATAACCTACAAACAGAAACCGAAAAAGACCTTGAAGACCTCATCCCAAGCCTCCTCCAAAAAGCGTTTGCCGGGGAACTCTAACACCCGTGCCCCAGCACACCTATCCCCACTACTCCAAACCGCCGGAGCCCCACGCTGCCCGAGCTCCGCGCCCCATTGGAACGATACGCTCCTTCTCAGTATCGTTTCGCTTATGCACGACAGAAAAATCTTGAAACTTCTGGTTCTCTGGCACGGTCTGAGCAGCGGCTTTATATGCCGATATTATGCACCAGTTTATGAGAACTAGGATATGACCGTTCCTCAAAATAGGCTCAGGTTAACCTAAGAATACCAGGATGTTTTCCCCTTCAGGGGTAATCCGGATCTCCTTCCGCCTGCCATCCCCCAGAACTTCAATAAAATTCCAGTCGGTGAGGGGCAGAATATATTTTCTATCCAAAGCCCTATATTTGGCCGATTTCTCATCCTGTTTCAAACGACCTTGCTTGGCGTGAATCTCTAAATAGTGTATTTTGTCAAGTTCGTCTATGAGGATGTTCTTGGTGAGTCTTGCACCGCCCTGCGTCAACTCACGAATGATCTTCAGTACAGCGATCAGGTCGTCCCGGGGCTTTTCAATCCTATAACTGGGTATGGGAAAGATTTCTTTACATCCGGTAACCACGGTTCGTCCATCTTCGGTTTTTCCATCATAATCTTGTGGGACAACATAATACGGCGATATATCCATCTTATCCACCTTGAAGATCATTGAAACAAGCATCCCGGCGATCGAATGTATTTTTGTTCCCGTCGAAACGTTGATAAAAATGTGATTGGTAGATTCCGTTTCAATAATTTTCCTGTAGATCCGAAGGATATCATATAAATCGCGGTTGATCAGATCACAGGTCTCTATCTTTATATCACACTGAGGGAGGTTCGTAGCTAACCAATCAGTCACTTTTTGGAAGTATATGGCGCCCTTATCCTCCTGCTCATTTCTTTCCTTGACCAACCAGACTCTATCTGCTGCCATCTTTTTTAGCGGCAAAACTACTCTATCAATATCATAACCGACTGGCGCGATATGTACTCTAAGGGGGTAGTCCATCATCATAATATATTATCCCAACAAACGACATTAACCTCATTGACGATAATAAAGTATATCTTATCGCGCTACAACTGATCAACAGAAGCTCAGGAGGGATTGTTTGGCCGATAAATTCGACTACGCCGTTCAAAATAAAAAAATGTCGTCAAATCAGCATTTTTCAGGGGGCCCACACCATAATACCAAGAATGCTAAAAAACGATTATACCCAATCATCAAACTTGGTGAAAAGACCACGTACAATCCTGAAAGATATGTTGATTCTCCAGAGGTGATAGTGAAGGCCCAGCAACTCATCTCAAGGAATGGAAAATCAACCAACACGCTATTCAACCAGATTCGAAATGACGGGGGCATCCAGAACCACTTGGATTTTGGCGGCAATGTGATATTGTCCTCTATAATGCCTGATCGAGCCATCGAAGGACTGACCAGTGAGGTCTATGCTGAGATTATCGATACGCTGGGGACAAAGCATTATCTAACTCCCGATGGCGAGACGTATCTTGGAGAACCTGGAAGTTCGGCAGGCGAAATACATCGTATGTTAGACCAGACTCAGGCATTGCGCGACTGTTGCCCGCTGTGCGTCCCTATTGGTTTGGTGAAAGGTTGCACAAGCGAACAGATACAATATCATCTTGAAGAGTTGCAAAATATGGGCTTAAGAAGATTCTGTTTCCATCTGGCAGATTTCTTCCGCGGTCCTGACTATGTTCTCCAGGTCGCCAATAGGTTCGCCTACCTCATTCGGGAAAGAGCATACGAACTTATCATTTACGGGATCGGGTCAAAGAAACACATCAACTCATTCGGGTTTGCAGATGGGTTTGCTACACAATCGCATTACGTGAAAGCATACTACGGCTATAGGTACGAACACGGGAGATGGATCAGGTCTCGAGAACTAGCAGTTGACAGAGAACTGGTGATGCATAACCTTCGTGTAATCAGTAGTTTTATAGAAGATCTACGGAATCAGCAAGAATTAACTCAGTATTTAGAAGAAGAGGTTGATGGCCTTCTCCAGAACAGCACTGCAGAACAAACTGGGATAAATTTCTGTATTAATACATGAGGTGTGTCAATGGGTGGCGGAATACGTGGAAAGAGAGGAACGGCTTGGTCATCGCGGTATCAGGATAGGGAAAATCTGAGGCAGATAAAACTGTCACAATATCACGATAAGCAAAGAAAGCCGAGGGTGTTCATTAGTTTCCATATTGAGGATGAGGCCCAAGTGAACCTACTCCGATATCAATCGAAGAACTCTGACCAACTAGAGTTCACAGACTACTCAGTTAAAGAGCCATTCGATGAGAAGTGGAAGACCCAATGTACAGAAAGGGTTAAACAATCTTCAGCAGTGGTCGTTGCGATCGGCGAAGAAACCCACAAGCGTGAAGCAGTGTTATGGGAAATTCGAAAGGCACACGAACTGGGTAAACCTGTAATCGGTATGAGAATCCATAGCGATAAAAACCACAAGATCCCACAGCCTATGCTCAGCCACGGTGACAAGGTGTTGCCATGGAAACTCGATGCATTACAGGCGGAGCTGGACAGGATCCAGAGCAGTTAGATCGCAGGGACAGGGGGGACGACCCTAATACCACTAATATAGAAACGGAACTTCAAAAAAAGCCAAAATAGCGGAAATTATGAATTAGATTCTTCCCTTTTTAACCAACCTCCAATAATGTTTGCCTAAAACGGTCAGTTTACATGACTTTGAATCCATTGCAGCATAATACATGTGCTCTGCGGCAACAGGAACAACCAAATTTACTCTGTTAAACTTTTGAAGTACTGCAAATTTTTTCATTTTACCAGGATCGGGATTTTCGCTTGTAGGTTCAAACTCTGGATCGAGTTTAAATTCCTCTTCCATAGTAGGGAAGAGTTCAACAATCTTTTTCAAATCCTGAAGTGGTATCGGGGGTTGAACTTTTCTTAAGGTTATAAAATTTTTAACATTGGTCTTAAATATTGGTCGTTGATCCCAAGGACCAAGTGACTGATCAATGTGTGCATAAATGCTACCGGGAGTAATATCCCCGACTAAATTAGACGCACCGCCTTCCATCGCATCTACAAACAATGCTGTAAAGACACCGGAGCCATTTTCCTCCATTGCATATTGTTCACTGCTTGATGCTGTCATTATTGTCGTTCCTTCGCTGAGAATGGCGGTATTATTATCAGGACAGTTTGCAGCGATTCCAGAATGACAACAATCGAGAATGATTATTTTATTTTTTGCAGGAGATTTGTTTGCTAAAGCCATAAGGTCATTTATTGAGAATCCGTCATCACCATCATTACTATCAGAGGTGACAAGATAACCCCCTGTACTTTCTATATAGCCGTGCCCTGAAAAGTAAAAAAGAGCCACCTGGTCGTTGTTATCTTTAAATAACTTTTCTACAGCATCCTTTAGGCTTTTTCTTGCAATAATGCTTGATGGTGATGTTGCTGTTAAAGTTACGACGTCAAAGTTTTTCGTCCCATCGCTATTTCTTTCAAGTACTGATGTGACAGAATTAGCATCGTTGACACATCCAGAGAGTGAATTAATATTTAGATAGTAATCAATACCAACAACAAGAGCCTTCCGCATATTAATCTAACTCCCTTATTGCAGCCACAATCGATTCTGTGTTCCATTTGACAATTCTATCTGCTGCGTTCTTTACGACAGTTGATGTTCTTTCTGATCCCCAAGGCTCAATTGCTAAGATAGGTTTTCCATACTTCTGGGCGATGTCAATCTCCTTGTTAATCCACTTGCTGTATGTGGAGTAAACCCCAGCTAAAATGATAACTACGCCACAGGGACCAATCTTACGTTCTATTGCCTCCTTGAGATCTTTGTCTGTTCCATTTGTGTGAATGGGATC is a window of Methanoculleus sp. 7T DNA encoding:
- a CDS encoding restriction endonuclease subunit S, encoding MMQTEYPRVCLGEVLNHRSEFFRIDDFSTYKRVTAKLHAKGIVLRDEIKGFEIKTKKQQRCKAGDFLVAEIDAKVGGYGIVPPDLEGAIVSSHYYLYEIDESKLERQYLHYCIQADAFQNQITAQGSTNYASVRPVDILEIEIPLPPLDEQQRIAAILDRLMERIDEARRQREAAIEDLNIVIQKTLDKVLFQFSRYQDLSNMLLEKPKNGYSVKCDDIEGGTPVLTLASVTGFNYTKNFKLTSEILDPDAKYWLNPGDLLISRSNTLDLVGHAAIYSGDPYPCVYPDLLMKLQINPEKAESKFVLYWLQTSVVRNYIKEHAKGTSPTMKKISQSIVMAIPFPADTSLTTQREIAYQFDQMQAKKKEIHNLQTETEKDLEDLIPSLLQKAFAGEL
- a CDS encoding HFX_2341 family transcriptional regulator domain-containing protein, whose protein sequence is MMMDYPLRVHIAPVGYDIDRVVLPLKKMAADRVWLVKERNEQEDKGAIYFQKVTDWLATNLPQCDIKIETCDLINRDLYDILRIYRKIIETESTNHIFINVSTGTKIHSIAGMLVSMIFKVDKMDISPYYVVPQDYDGKTEDGRTVVTGCKEIFPIPSYRIEKPRDDLIAVLKIIRELTQGGARLTKNILIDELDKIHYLEIHAKQGRLKQDEKSAKYRALDRKYILPLTDWNFIEVLGDGRRKEIRITPEGENILVFLG
- a CDS encoding TIR domain-containing protein, with translation MGGGIRGKRGTAWSSRYQDRENLRQIKLSQYHDKQRKPRVFISFHIEDEAQVNLLRYQSKNSDQLEFTDYSVKEPFDEKWKTQCTERVKQSSAVVVAIGEETHKREAVLWEIRKAHELGKPVIGMRIHSDKNHKIPQPMLSHGDKVLPWKLDALQAELDRIQSS
- a CDS encoding caspase family protein; the encoded protein is MRKALVVGIDYYLNINSLSGCVNDANSVTSVLERNSDGTKNFDVVTLTATSPSSIIARKSLKDAVEKLFKDNNDQVALFYFSGHGYIESTGGYLVTSDSNDGDDGFSINDLMALANKSPAKNKIIILDCCHSGIAANCPDNNTAILSEGTTIMTASSSEQYAMEENGSGVFTALFVDAMEGGASNLVGDITPGSIYAHIDQSLGPWDQRPIFKTNVKNFITLRKVQPPIPLQDLKKIVELFPTMEEEFKLDPEFEPTSENPDPGKMKKFAVLQKFNRVNLVVPVAAEHMYYAAMDSKSCKLTVLGKHYWRLVKKGRI
- a CDS encoding TIR domain-containing protein; its protein translation is MSKHYHLFISHSWTYSDAYDGLTKLLKNRPYFYYSDYSVPKNDPIHTNGTDKDLKEAIERKIGPCGVVIILAGVYSTYSKWINKEIDIAQKYGKPILAIEPWGSERTSTVVKNAADRIVKWNTESIVAAIRELD